TCCCTAGAGGACTGTTTACTATGTATTTGCACTTAGAGGTAGCCAAATATAAGTCAATTTGTCTAGCATAATCTTTAATTTTGTTTATATTTTTCTCAAGCTTATGAGTAAAAACCATCTCATCTGACATCGCCGGTTTATAACCTAGAACCGTCATCATTAATTCTATCTCTGAAAAACCAAAAAGCATACATAGCTTACTAATGACCGGATAAGCTTGTTTTAATTTTTGCTGTTGTGATTTAGCTAAAACCATCTATTATTAAAATTTGGGCTCAACATTGTTTTATTTCTCAAATTTGTTCGTTATCTATCTGGTTTTACTAAAACTGGCACATACTTATTAGCTTTATTAATAGTAAGCAAGCATTCTTTATCTTTATAGACACTACATTTTTTATCAGTTACTACCAGCCGATTTCCTTCTTTAAGAAATTTTTCTATTTTATGCCACTCTGTTAGTTTGTTTTCATCGACTTCTTGATAGAAAGTACCGGAAGTAAGCATAGGCTCTATTCTAGTATATTTTACTTCTCCGGTCATTAATCCGGTTCTTTTCAAATCTCCATAAAGCAAAATTCTGTCAGCACAAGTCCAATAAAGAGAAATGGGATTTTTTAAATAATCTTGTAAAAAAGAGCTTTGTGCTTTATCTACATAATCCATGTATAAAAACACCTTCTTAACATAATCTATGCTGCGAGGACAAGTGAAACTGCAAGGATAATGAGGCAAAAGAGACACAGTAAAAACATTTAGATGCCAATCAAAATGTTTTGAACGTTTCAACGATTCTATAGCTGGATTTTTAAATCCAAAATTATTTATGTCGCCATCCAAATTCTGTAAATAATTTCCAAATTGTAAGCAGCATTCAGGATATCCCATCAATTTACCAAATTTGTAACCAAATCTTCCATCAATCATTTTAGCGTGATAATAATCAGCTCCTTTTCTAGCTTTATCTTTAGTTGGGGCTAGGGCTAGAATGATCTTTCCGGGACGTGGATCATTAATAGCAATCTCTTTAAAAATACCTTGAGGGCTGTTTACAATATATTTGTATTTTGAAGTCGCCAATACCAAACCAGCCTTTTTGGCATAATTGGCAATATCTTTAAGATTTTTTTGTAACTTGGTATCCAAAAAAATAGCATCCGCCATCGCCGGTTTGCTACCCATTACCGTCATTAAAATTTCTGCTCCAGATAGATGAGATAACTCAACTATTTTTTGAACATTCGGATAGACTTTATCTAACATTCGTTTTTGAGTTGAGGTCAAAACCATTTTAAAGCATTAACTTTTATCTAAATGCCATCAGCTTAGCATTTTTTATCGATTTAATCTAATTCCCAACAAAAGTTTCCTTATAAAATACGGATGATTTTGCTGGCTATTAAATAGACTTTTTTACTAGGAATAGAGTATCTGCTTGTTCCTATCAATAATTATTACTAAAATTTTATTTTGTCTAGCATCTAAAACCAGACTTTCTAATAGCGTTTGAGTAAACTTGCCAACTTGAATTAAATTAACTTTATGAGGATTCAAGTTTTTTATTATATAATCCAATTCTTTATTATTTTGTAAATTACTTTTTATTTTATTACCCTTAAAATTTAATGCAGTTACAGGACGAATACCATCAAAATTAAATAATTCTATATATTTCTTCCAAAAACCCTGACATACATTATTAAAAATACATTTTCGACACAATTTATCTTTATTTTTATATAATTGTTGAAACTCATCACCCGCCATTTCAAAATCGTGATAAGCTTTATTTCCGATGACGCCAAAAGTTTTTTCTTCGCTAGAATTAAGACTAGAAATTACCGCTTCTTCAAATCCTGGAATGGCACACAAAGGAAATTGCCCACAGCTAGCAATGATTATTTTGTAACCTTTCTTTTCAAAAAATCGTAACGTTTTTATTAGATGCGGCCTAAGATCACTAATCTTGGGAAAGAGCCAATCATTATCAACGGCATTTCCCTGTGGAAAAGGATAGGCTAAATTTATAATTTTAATTTTAGGGAAGTTGGTAGATAGAAATCGCGCAAATGCGTACAAATTTTTATAGTTCTTGGTGGTAATTACTTGATAGATAGTTAAAGAACGCCCGTGAGCAATAATATTCTTGATTCCATTAATTGTTCTATTAAATGAATTCGGCAAACGAGTTAACTGCTCAGAAATATTTTCTTTATGTGAGTGCAAGGAAACGCTAAAATTTAAAATATTTCTAAAATCAGCTTTTAATAAATCGTTAAAATATTTTTTATCGCTTAAGCGTACACCATTCGTAATAATGCAGATACTTTGAATACCTTTAAATTTTTCGGCATAGCGAATTATTTTGGGGAGGTCATCTCTTAGTGTTGGTTCCCCACCAGTAAAAACAATCCCTTCCCCCCCATTTTTAACAAAATCAGAAATGGTTTTTTGCGCTTTTGTGATATTCATGGACCCAAAAACACCGTTATTTTGTCCCTTGACGACACAAAAAACACAATCTTCATTACACTTCTCATCCGGGTTTATATAAATTACTGTCGGACTCCTCCTTTCTTTGTGGACAGATAATTCGACTTTTTTGTTTTTAGTTATTTTTTGAATAAACTTATCCATGTTTATTGGCCAAATTTTTTAAGAAGCTTCTGTGGATTATCTTTCCGTGGTTTAAAATCCTTAACACCATATAATTCTTTCATTCTTGGATAAAAACCTGCGCAGATTTCATTTACACTGCACCTTTGACATTGAGGTGCTTTTATAGCCCTAGCCGAATCTAACTCAGAAAAATTTAGGTCTCTTTTGCCGGTTAGATAATCATCGGTTATTTTTGTATTTTTGATTTTGAAAGTGGTAGAAATAGTGTGAGTTTCAAATCCTTGCATGATGCAAAGGGGCACAACTTCTGATACATCAAAGGGAATATTGTAATCAACGCATTTCCTCATAGCCTTTTGTAAATAAGGCTTGATATCGCTTAAGCGTGGTATTATCCATTGGTTTTCCCACGCCCAACCATCGGGAACAACTATACTTAAATTAAGAGTTAATTTTTTGATATGCAAATCATGAACAAAATCAATAAACCCCGGTATATCCTGATAATTTAACTGATTAACTACATGGATGATGTGTATATCAAAGCCAACTTTATTAGCAAATTTAATGTTTTGAATAATACTTTCATACCCGAAATCTACACCTCTTAATTGATTGCTAATATTTTTTTTATGGCTGTGACAAGCAAAATTAATAATATCTAATCCAG
The sequence above is drawn from the Candidatus Paceibacterota bacterium genome and encodes:
- a CDS encoding radical SAM protein, with the protein product MTAKTLIKKTVLNLNTKPVSNLQGETSIYIQTNSNCNQKCIFCNRPPKNSYNNSFQTSLVKIKKKISILANDPTCKRIIFTGGEPLLYLHLLEVIHYAKGCHFIVEIQTNGTLLSLNKLKDLKKAGLDIINFACHSHKKNISNQLRGVDFGYESIIQNIKFANKVGFDIHIIHVVNQLNYQDIPGFIDFVHDLHIKKLTLNLSIVVPDGWAWENQWIIPRLSDIKPYLQKAMRKCVDYNIPFDVSEVVPLCIMQGFETHTISTTFKIKNTKITDDYLTGKRDLNFSELDSARAIKAPQCQRCSVNEICAGFYPRMKELYGVKDFKPRKDNPQKLLKKFGQ
- a CDS encoding radical SAM protein, which produces MDKFIQKITKNKKVELSVHKERRSPTVIYINPDEKCNEDCVFCVVKGQNNGVFGSMNITKAQKTISDFVKNGGEGIVFTGGEPTLRDDLPKIIRYAEKFKGIQSICIITNGVRLSDKKYFNDLLKADFRNILNFSVSLHSHKENISEQLTRLPNSFNRTINGIKNIIAHGRSLTIYQVITTKNYKNLYAFARFLSTNFPKIKIINLAYPFPQGNAVDNDWLFPKISDLRPHLIKTLRFFEKKGYKIIIASCGQFPLCAIPGFEEAVISSLNSSEEKTFGVIGNKAYHDFEMAGDEFQQLYKNKDKLCRKCIFNNVCQGFWKKYIELFNFDGIRPVTALNFKGNKIKSNLQNNKELDYIIKNLNPHKVNLIQVGKFTQTLLESLVLDARQNKILVIIIDRNKQILYS